TTCAAGATCATCACCAACGCCTTCGACGCCGAGTACGGCAACCATGTGGGCGGCGTAGTCAGCGCCATCACCAAGTCCGGCACCAACACCCTGCACGGGTCGCTATTTGAGTTCTTCCGCAACGACGTGCTGGACGCTCCCGATTTCGATGACAACCGTCTGACCGCCGGCAAGAAGCCTCCCTTCCGCCGCAACCAATATGGCGGCGCGATTGGCGGCCCGGTAAAGCAAAACTCCATCTTCTTCTTCGCCAGCTATGAGGCGCTGCGCGAATCGCTGGGCACGCCGGGCGACTATATAGTGCCGGGGCCGGAGCTTCGTCAAGGCTGCGTGCCGACAATTTCCGGTGCCAGCCCCAACGTGGCTCGGACCGGCTATAATTGCTACAACGCCGCAGGAACAGCGACCGTGGTTCCCTTAACCGGAGCGTTGAACGGCGTGGTAAATCCCAGCACTCGGTCGTTCATGGACATGTATCCGGCGGCCAATACTCCCTGCTCGGCAAATTGCTTCACGGGAAATTCGTTCTGGTCAGCCAACGGGACCGGGACCTTTACGCGCGCGGAATCGCGCACCACCAATCAGGATTTCATTACTGGCCGCGGCGACGTGCGCCTCTCTGACGCAGACAGCTTCTTCTTCCGCTACACACAGGATATTGCGGACGTGACGGAGCCTAATTTTGAAACGGCGGAGGTCTCCAGCACCCACAACCGCTACATCACGATGGAAGAGACGCACATCTTTTCGCCCACCCTGCTGGGCCGCACCCACTTTTCGTTTGTGCGGACACCCATGGGCCTGAAGGATGTGAGTTCAAAGTCTCTGGGACTGGCCGATTACGAGTTGCTGGCTTGCGCCACCTGCACCGGCTTCACCAACAGTTTCACCGGCAACGACGTTCCCGGCGCGCTGGTTCCCGGCCTGATCACCTCCACCGGAGGCGACAGCACTAATCCGAAGGTGCATAACTTGAACACCTTCCAGTTTCAAGAGGGAATCACGTATAGCGTCGGACGCCACAGCTTGAAGTTCGGCGGCAGTTTCCAGCGGAACCAATTCAACCAGCGCTCGGACTTTTTCTCCGGCGGCAGCTTCAACTTCAGCTCCATCGACGACTTCATCCGAGCAAACGTAAATAGCTTCAGCGTCACCTCGCCGGGCTCGGACAACAATCGCGGCTGGCGGATGAACCTGATGGGGATGTACCTCCAGGATGACATCAGCCTGCGTCCCGGCCTGACTCTCAACGTGGGACTGCGCTACGAGTTCATCACCACGCCGTGGGAAGTGAACGGCAAGGTGGCGCAGATCCGCCGTCTGGACGAAGCCCACTTCTACACTGTGCGGTCAGACCAGACTGATATCGGGGATCCCTTTTTCCTGAATCCTTCGCTGAAGAACTTTGCCCCGCGCATCGGCGTGGCCTGGGCTCCCTTTGCCGGCGGCAAGACCGCCATCCGCGCCGGCGGCGGAATCTTTCATGAACAACTGACTCAGGGCCTCTTTCAGACCGGAGGGGTTCGCCTGGCGCCGTTCTACTCGGCCGCCGTGGTAAGCACCACCGCGCTCCCGGCGGGCTGCCCGCCAATTGCCTTTCCGGACGCCTACCAGAGTCAGGGCAGCATCTTATCAAGATGCGGCGGCAAACCGCAGGCCGACGCGTTCCAGTGGGATGCCGATCAGCCGACGGTGTACAAGTTCAGCACCACGATCCAGCAGGAGTTGTTCCCCAACACCACGCTGGAAGTGGGTTACGCGGGCACGCGCGGAGTTCACAACACGCGTGGCAACATGCTCCTGAACACCACGCCGGTGAATGAAGTGCCCGCGCTGGGCGGCAGGTTTATCTTTGTGGAACAGCCCTTGCCGAATTCCAATTGGGACCGCATGCGCTGGCGCATGACCGACGGAACTTCCTGGTACAACGCGTTGCTGGTAACGGTCAGCAAGCGGTTCAGCCAGGGATTTCAGGTGGGGAGTTCCTACACCTTCTCGAAGTCGCTGGATGATAGCTCCACCTTCTCGGGCGGCTCCGACTTCGGCGGCCAGGACACCCTGGGCGTCCGCAGGCAGCACTGGAAGGGCCGCTCGGCCTTCGACGTCAGCCAAAGCTGGAGCACCAATTTCCAATATGAATTGCCCGGCAAAGAGATTTCCGGCATCGCGGGGAAAATCTTGGGCGGATGGAACATCGGCGGCGTCCTGCGCGCCTACAGCGGCAATCCGGTAACGCCGAGCGCCACGCGATCGGCATTGAACCGACTGGGCACAGGAGCCCTGACCGGCAATGGCGGAACAACCACCTGCACGGCCGCCCAGCGAACCGCGGGTTGCGTAACCAATGCCATCACCTATGTGGCGGGCAGCACCGTGAATCTGGCTCCGGGCGTTACCCGCCTGGCGATCAATCCCGGCAGCCGCACCCAGTACATCAATCCAGCGGAGCTTGCCTGGCCGGGAAGCTTCCAGAATGGCTCGGCTCCGCTCAACTATCCGGGCGCGGGAAAGGATGGCGCGGCGGGCGGCTTGGTGGCCATTGGAAACATCGGAAGAAATGTCATCACGGTTCCCGGGAACTTCAATCTGGACCTCTCTCTGCGCAAGGACACCGCGATGCCCATGCTGGGCGAGCAGGGCAAGATGGAGTTCCGCTTTGAACTGTTCAACGCTCCGAATCATACGCGGCTGGGGTTGCCCGGCATCGCGCTATTCAACAACCGCGGCGAGCCGAACGTCAATGCGGGCATCATCTCCGATTCGCGCGGCAACTCGCGGCAGATGCAGCTTTCGCTGCGCATGGTGTTCTAAGCCAGTTTTTCCAGATGGTGTATCAGAGCCCCCGACCGCCAGGGAGGGGGCACGTCGCATGGCACGTAATAATCGGCCAGCGTGCCCCCTCCCTGGCGGTCGGGGCTCTGATTAGGTCACAGCACCAATAAAAAGGCTCTGGGCCAGCGCACCTTCGCCAATGCCATCCAATTTTTTCTCAATTGACATCAACCAGTTGCGCTGCCATAATCCGCCCAACTAATGAAAGCACAGACTTGGCTCACAATCGCATCCGGTTCTTGTGCCGCGGCTTTCGGCATGCAGGCCAACCGCCGATCCCAAGGAGGGATGTCCATGAATTTCAGCAAGCGAAGGATCAACATTTCAAATCGACTCGGCGGAATTTTGCCACTGGGTTTGGCGTTGATTCTAACAGCGATAACCCTACCAGCGGCGCTGTGGGCGCAGAGCACCACCGGCACCATCCTGGGCACAGCGAAGGATCAGACCGGGGCTGTGC
The Acidobacteriota bacterium genome window above contains:
- a CDS encoding TonB-dependent receptor, whose amino-acid sequence is MGGSKSPVPRSHNEPVRLAVCKVEVSMQGSITVLSRYGSRLAAIVLLGAIALGIGSSLWAQTTATILGTVKDQSGAVLPGAEVTATNTETGIARVTAAGARGEFRLSAMTVGSYNVHAGMTGFQSELRSGITLSIGREAVVDFTLSVGNVSEQVTVTGEAPLIETTTATVSGLIDPKQMREIPLNARSFIELVPLQAGAVYSESAERSASKGFGVKVSISGTRYNGNAFLLDGANINDMAGSAGSAAGTLAGVETVREFKIITNAFDAEYGNHVGGVVSAITKSGTNTLHGSLFEFFRNDVLDAPDFDDNRLTAGKKPPFRRNQYGGAIGGPVKQNSIFFFASYEALRESLGTPGDYIVPGPELRQGCVPTISGASPNVARTGYNCYNAAGTATVVPLTGALNGVVNPSTRSFMDMYPAANTPCSANCFTGNSFWSANGTGTFTRAESRTTNQDFITGRGDVRLSDADSFFFRYTQDIADVTEPNFETAEVSSTHNRYITMEETHIFSPTLLGRTHFSFVRTPMGLKDVSSKSLGLADYELLACATCTGFTNSFTGNDVPGALVPGLITSTGGDSTNPKVHNLNTFQFQEGITYSVGRHSLKFGGSFQRNQFNQRSDFFSGGSFNFSSIDDFIRANVNSFSVTSPGSDNNRGWRMNLMGMYLQDDISLRPGLTLNVGLRYEFITTPWEVNGKVAQIRRLDEAHFYTVRSDQTDIGDPFFLNPSLKNFAPRIGVAWAPFAGGKTAIRAGGGIFHEQLTQGLFQTGGVRLAPFYSAAVVSTTALPAGCPPIAFPDAYQSQGSILSRCGGKPQADAFQWDADQPTVYKFSTTIQQELFPNTTLEVGYAGTRGVHNTRGNMLLNTTPVNEVPALGGRFIFVEQPLPNSNWDRMRWRMTDGTSWYNALLVTVSKRFSQGFQVGSSYTFSKSLDDSSTFSGGSDFGGQDTLGVRRQHWKGRSAFDVSQSWSTNFQYELPGKEISGIAGKILGGWNIGGVLRAYSGNPVTPSATRSALNRLGTGALTGNGGTTTCTAAQRTAGCVTNAITYVAGSTVNLAPGVTRLAINPGSRTQYINPAELAWPGSFQNGSAPLNYPGAGKDGAAGGLVAIGNIGRNVITVPGNFNLDLSLRKDTAMPMLGEQGKMEFRFELFNAPNHTRLGLPGIALFNNRGEPNVNAGIISDSRGNSRQMQLSLRMVF